A region of Toxorhynchites rutilus septentrionalis strain SRP chromosome 1, ASM2978413v1, whole genome shotgun sequence DNA encodes the following proteins:
- the LOC129762689 gene encoding uncharacterized protein LOC129762689, producing the protein MLTKVVFGWSVVVVAVLNSAQPARAFGFGLLGDLFNELFDSDESSDQSSDESSGEMVISAKPNTTVMVICKMGCTLDVMCINCMKINTNMMMMPTNGGNGNEGSNGNAENGNGGNGNKGNGNGNRIKGNGKKENGNKGNGNEGNSNGGKEDGGNSNKNGNKKEGDGLDKPEMGGDEAEKVPKVEVTTKGGEDEGQDDTIIAPMENKQPSGTRIFEIPRRPGVLYRG; encoded by the exons ATGTTGACGAAGGTCGTTTTCGGTTGGAGTGTGGTTGTGGTCGCGGTGCTGAACAGCGCGCAGCCGGCGAGAGCGTTTGGATTT ggaCTCCTCGGAGATCTGTTTAATGAGTTGTTCGACAGCGATGAATCCAGCGACCAATCCAGTGATGAGTCTAGTGGAGAAATGGTGATCAGTGCGAAACCAAACACGACCGTAATGGTGATCTGTAAGATGGGCTGTACTCTGGACGTGATGTGTATCAACTGCATGAAGATAAACACGAACATGATGATGATGCCGACGAATGGCGGAAATGGCAATGAAGGGAGTAATGGGAACGCTGAGAATGGAAATGGAGGGAATGGAAACAAAGGGAACGGAAACGGGAACAGAATAAAGGgaaatgggaaaaaagaaaatggGAATAAAGGAAATGGGAACGAGGGAAATAGTAATGGAGGAAAGGAGGATGGAGGAAACAGcaataaaaatggaaataagAAGGAAGGTGACGGATTGGATAAACCGGAAATGGGAGGTGATGAAGCTGAAAAGGTCCCAAAAGTAGAGGTTACTACAAAAGGTGGAGAAGATGAGGGACAAGATGATACTATCATTGCGCCGATGGAAAACAAACAACCGAGCGGAACCAGAATATTCGAAATTCCGCGTAGACCAGGAGTGCTTTATCGCGGTTAA